Below is a genomic region from Drosophila albomicans strain 15112-1751.03 chromosome 2R, ASM965048v2, whole genome shotgun sequence.
ACCGGTGAATTGGCGATGCTGCGCCTGGCCACATCCTTGAACGTGACCGGCGAATAGATGCGACTGCTGCGCTCATCGCCACTTGCTGCAGCCGGCATTGTGctcgttgccgctgctgctggcggcACATGATGAGCCAACGCTGTGGCTGCAGCCACGGCACTACTGGCACCCATCACCACATTGGCCAGCGATGTCTGAGCATGGGGCTGGACAGGCTCAGCGGCGGGAGGCGGTGCAACTGGCGTCACTGGCTTGGGCGGCGGCATAATGGCCTTGGGAATGGGAGTTAGTGGCGGAGCAGCGGACATGGGATGCAGCTGGAGGCCAGAGGTGAGCTGCAGCGGCAGGCGATTCTCGCGCTCCTCCAGCCAGTAGGTCTTCATGGTGCCTTTGCCCTTGACATCGATCTCGCCGCGCTCGAGTATCTTGTAACTGGGTCCGATCAGCACCTTGGTGGACTCCGAGATGTGCACCTTCATGGCAATGCTGGTCGATTCCATGCGGGAGGCGGTATTAACGCTGTCGCCAAACAGGCAATAACGCGGCATCTTCAAGCCCACAATACCGGCAACAACGGCGCCCGAATGTACTCCCACACCTGGTCAGATCAGAGTGGGGGATGATCGGATGACGATTagcagatgatgatgattactTACGTATGCGCAAATGTTGTCCCGTCGAGGGATCCTTCAAATCGGTTATGGCATCCACCATATCCAGGGCCATATCACAGACTCGCTCAGCATGATTCGCATCCTTATCCGGTGCTCCAGCTACCACCATGTAGGCATCACCAATTGTCTCTACCTTGTAGACCGAATTGCGTTCGGTTAGAGTATCAAAGATCGAGTACATGGCATTCAGCATGGACACCACCTCCATGGGTGTGATGCGACTACAGATCTCGGTGAATGTCACAATATCCGAGAACAAAATCGAAACGCTGTCAAACATCTGGAGAGGAATATGAAAGCAAGagttattttggtattattattttcctttaaaccatttacatatgtatgtatgtacatacaagtATATCTATAGCATAAAGGaaactattaatttaaaaaaagttaattcttaagtaacattaaaatttaattaaagtaattgaaatacaaacgAATAAATGTACATTAAACTGATGCATTCATCACTTTGTGACTTTTTACAAtcaaaaatgataataaacaaattttcattgttttaatcattattaaaattttaatatattttcttttatattatataactttagccatgaaaatatttaaatagatatATGAAAAAACACTTACCTCACATGTATCAATGGGATTCTCTCCGCGTCGCAGACGATCTGCCACCTGCTTGGGTATCATCTGATACAACAACTCGTCGGTGCGTCGCATTTCCTCGTCCAACTTACGCATCGACTCTTCCAGTTTCTTGGACTTTTGCTGCTCCTGATCCAGCGCCAGCTTGAGCTCCACAGACTGTTGTGTACCAGCGAGCATAAGATCGCGACTGAAATCATGCATGGACAGATCGTTGATGTAGAGTCCTGTGGTGATCAGCGATGTCAGATCAGGCATAACAGGTGTGCCCAGGAACATGATCATGCGCCAGTTTTCCATATAGACCATTTGGCCTTAAaatatgaagtatatattgattaatatttCGGATGTCCTATTCACATATCCACACTTTCGAAAAATGTAAGtttatgaaatcaaaatgttctatataaattaataattagaaTCACCTTTAAGACGAAGCGACTTTTCCGGCTCGCTACCATCGTCATGCAGCAGCAAATCTTCGTTTTGTGCATCCAAACGCTCTGTGACTGGATCGACGGTGACCAGCTCGAAGATGTTGTTGGTGCGGTTAAGAATCTAAACATTAGTTCATATTAGTTAgatacatataattaattttgctgcACTTACAGTTTGAAACTTGAAGGCAATCAGTGGCCGCACCAAGTCGAACCACGCAGTAATCTTCTTGCCCAGCAATTCTGGTAATATGACCATCAAAGAGTTGCCAATGCTGCGCACCACCATGTCAGCACTGTAAAAGAAATCAAGGAAATTGGAGACGAGTGCTGGGAGTGAGAGACAGTCACTTACCCAAACACAATgcaaaatggaaatatttCGAAAGAGTACGTGGGCACTAATGGGCAAGTGCTTCTCCTCTCGCGTCATGGCCAGCGATGCGAGTGTGAAAGCGCGATTATCGAATGTCAGCTGAAAGGTCACGTGGACCGTATCGAACAATATCTCCTCGCGCACCAGCTCAATGTGCATCTCCTTGTGGTAGAAATACCTTGCCACCTCACGTATCTGTCCCATCGTGTAGTAGACAAAGCCACGCCTCTTCGACCGATAGTGCAACGTGAGTCCCTGCTTCGTCTCGTTCTCACAGATAAAACTTGGTGCACGCATGCGTGGATATGAGAACTTCAGGTACTCGTGCAGATTATCCAGTCCGTTGAGGAAGTCTCGCATGTGTCGCCCCAGCACAGACAACACGCGATCGTAGCCATACTGGCCCACAAAGCCCACGAAGTAGACTCCTAAGCGATCCATAAATTCGCGTTCTGAAACTCCCAGCACCTGCAAGGAATTCAAAATAATGTGATAAGATTTCATTAAGGATAGACTATTGAatcttaaatgaatttatgtatatatgtacatgtatgtatataatttctttaattttagtCAATTTCTTTGATGCAACCCTGCAGTTCTGAGCGCTAGTTCGTTGCTGGTGAAATAAGCGCTTACCAGGAGCCACTCACTACTTACAAAGTGGCGTCTAGCCATGCGTTtcttaatttccgtttttgtatgaaatgtccGCAAATAGGGTCAATCGCCACCGCCTCGATTACCACGAACTAGTGAAATAGTGCAACATATTAGGGtcagtaaaataagtgcttacattagaccccatggaacggccggtaaaataagtgcttacatgggaccccatggaacggccggtaaaataagtgcttacatgggACCCCATGGAAGGGtcagtaaaataagtgcttacatcggACCCCATGGAGGGGTCggccattataaattaaaaaaaaaatttacaattttaattacagtttttatttaattttaatttttctttattttaataagtcggatacttttattactttaaggcaacttgagttttaaaatatcgtttttttttttttggagctgcAAGGCCTTTCTCAACTGGTCCTCAGTTATTGAATCTGGAAATAAAGGATTAAAAAGTCTTAATAGATTAAAGTGgataatgatttttaattaattatcttttaaaatactcaccgatcataacaccaaagaaattgtcttcttttttaGGCCGCATTCCCCTGTCATTATTTCCATAACGTAGATTTTCTGTCATAATTTCCACTTCCTCTTCTTTAGGCACATTGTCGCTTTCCACTGTAGAACTATGCATTATACTAACTGCttgatattcttttattatctgtttatttaatattttacacattaaacatataatgcaaacataaattattttttaagtaactcACCTAATAATTGATCGCGGATCCGCTTTGCACTTCCCAACTCAAATGCttgcaataatttcatcatCTAGGAAACACAGCTGCGTTTGAGTAAAAGagtagcacaaaataaaacaaagacgcgtaaacaaacagcgatgTAAAGCATAATCGAAGTTTTCTCTTTAAACTTGTGTATACTTtttccacaaaataacaaaaacaaaagcgatgcttgccgttattttgtacttatgctttaatgcgcatatatttattaactaggtggttcgacgttcgattactatagggttaatctagtaagtacccatgtagtgatcgaCGAGGTAAGCACTTATCTAGGGCCAATCGCAAACTCGAGTCGACTCggtggttcgacgttcgattactatagggtcactttagtaagtacccatgtagtgatcggCGAGGTAAGCACTTACCCAGGGCAATCGACACCTCCAGAACTGCAGGGAATGCACAGGTTTTTCTCCATATgccaattgcaaataaatatttgttgcatCTTAGATTTCAATTCTGTTTAGGATTTGTTGAAGTTTTGTGTGTATTAAATActcatatgtatatttctaatttgattattccactaatttaaatgaacgattttgatctttttttgatctttttttgaaacaatttttatataatattttacatttacattacacatatacatttgcattttcgttttaattCACCTGCGATagcaatataatatttgattttctatttCCAATTTCAACTAcgtatatatttgttatataaaattaatttacttatcTTACACATTCTCAACTATATTCGTTGtattaaagtattattattattattttgctcaCCGTTTGTGCCTTCTTCGCCAGCTTCTGTAGCAAGTTCTCTGGATAAACTTGATGCACGCTGAA
It encodes:
- the LOC117576875 gene encoding LOW QUALITY PROTEIN: soluble guanylate cyclase 88E (The sequence of the model RefSeq protein was modified relative to this genomic sequence to represent the inferred CDS: deleted 1 base in 1 codon) — encoded protein: MYGLLLENLSEYIKSVYGEEKWEDIRRQAGIDSPSFSVHQVYPENLLQKLAKKAQTVLGVSEREFMDRLGVYFVGFVGQYGYDRVLSVLGRHMRDFLNGLDNLHEYLKFSYPRMRAPSFICENETKQGLTLHYRSKRRGFVYYTMGQIREVARYFYHKEMHIELVREEILFDTVHVTFQLTFDNRAFTLASLAMTREEKHLPISAHVLFEIFPFCIVFGADMVVRSIGNSLMVILPELLGKKITAWFDLVRPLIAFKFQTILNRTNNIFELVTVDPVTERLDAQNEDLLLHDDGSEPEKSLRLKGQMVYMENWRMIMFLGTPVMPDLTSLITTGLYINDLSMHDFSRDLMLAGTQQSVELKLALDQEQQKSKKLEESMRKLDEEMRRTDELLYQMIPKQVADRLRRGENPIDTCEMFDSVSILFSDIVTFTEICSRITPMEVVSMLNAMYSIFDTLTERNSVYKVETIGDAYMVVAGAPDKDANHAERVCDMALDMVDAITDLKDPSTGQHLRIRVGVHSGAVVAGIVGLKMPRYCLFGDSVNTASRMESTSIAMKVHISESTKVLIGPSYKILERGEIDVKGKGTMKTYWLEERENRLPLQLTSGLQLHPMSAAPPLTPIPKAIMPPPKPVTPVAPPPAAEPVQPHAQTSLANVVMGASSAVAAATALAHHVPPAAAATSTMPAAASGDERSSRIYSPVTFKDVARRSIANSPVRGSGGSGCCPEQSKRRESRSNSTGHVFMRSPSDIFGSLILDTEEFLEDLQISRGSLANSSSNNNNISQSPCGFSPTPPFRIGSAPAKPRPSNPDMFTAEELAAMDQLTPPSTAPARETATCSSAASLKPSTSNVSLDRDKALAKMKKITFSTSTTLEATNTPPAAPITAPVVVPIVAAATSKVAAPSAAVGVCPMRQPKTLPLQPVHGGTAPAAVQANSENSRPGSKDSMTSISLHSPPPHRSNSAPARPHSMSKAARKAFLAAKQTKAMEKLDKMIEEAQEVESQSTAKAANMRLAIFGHDGGGVGDLAAGGCPLFLPPPPAQAMGRAMPSSISDSSICNHGHSHAPSCHHTLHEPKLSNSQSFQHARSSGPITHQCCSGFGHGNGRHSHRMHSNACNLL